In Rosa rugosa chromosome 4, drRosRugo1.1, whole genome shotgun sequence, the genomic stretch TTTCTCCAATCATTTATAGATATTGGGATCTTGGTGCGTGCTAACACCCCAATGTATGACTGCATCTCCTTAGCTGCCTTCCCAATTGGCTCCCCATCAGCATTAGAATTCACCTTTAGCTTCTTTCCTCGAATCAGTCGCCTAGTAATTTTATTCATGCTTACCATCCCTCGCTTAAGCAACCTCAATCCACCAGTGATgttgtcatcatcatcagaatccTCGGATGACTTGCTCTTTGCAGACTTACGACCGGACGACGACTTCTTTGCTGCCACAGCCACCTTGGAATTTACTGCTTTAGGAGGTGCCATACGTCTCCTAGAGGACACATCCTTGCTGGACTGAGTAGCTTTATGTTTTCGCGGACTTCTCCTAGGAGAGGTAGCCTTGTTGGCTTCTATCAGTCTTGCTGCAGCCTTTTTGGGGGTAGTAGGTTTACGATTTGGAGAAGTAATAGGTGGTTCAGAGACGGTTTTTCTACAACGTTTCATCTGCACCGCCTTCATCCTTAAGGCTATAGATCTAGCAACTTTTGATGTGCTTGCAGATGGAGCCATGACCTGCAATACACAATAAACACAGTTAGCCCCATAATATAGGTTAACAATTAATGTCAATAAACATAtgaaacaaaaacacataaaacaaTGAAATAACAAACACATAAAGCAATTAATGAAATTACTAACACAACTCAAAATTAAACAACACAGAAGACAATGAAATAACTAACATAATTGGAAGTGTTAATATACATGTTTCATCAAACACATCAGTACATAGGTGgggaaattttaaaacaagtcaatcatgaaCAAACAACTTTAactaaatgtttttttttcccctcagcCACGTTGATTGCAGTCATTTTCCACCCATATTGCTTCATCTCCAGGACGCATATAATTGCTATGCTGATCACCATCTATATTATCAAAAGTCTCGATCGATGGCATTGTTGCTTCAAATGGCTGTTGTTCTACTTCAATATCTTCTAACTCCTCATCTGAATCAGTCCCTTGATAGTCTCTATCTGGGACCCTTACAACCACTGACCATTGAGGATCGAGGGGATCCTCAATGTAAAATATTTGCTTAACATGGCTATAAGCATCATTAAGATGACCTTTCCTATTCAGATTTACCAATGTAAACCCTAGTTCATCTACTTTAATGCCCCTAACATTCTCAACCCAATCACATTTAAACAACGGTACCCTAAACTTGTAGTAGTCCACCTCCCATATTTGTTGTATGACACCATAGAAGTCCATATCATTAGTTTTGGGATTTTTATCCTTTGCACTAGAAACTTGCATTGCATCAGCCACCAAAAAAACCCCACTGTTTTGCACTGATCGCACATTGTCCCGCTCCTTAGTGTTGAAATCAACACCATTAACCTGGTATCCACTAAAGGTCGGCACTACATGATTCGGTCCACTTGACATCCACCTCATTGTTTCCGAAACATTATTGTCCGGAAACTGCAGTTCATTTGAAACCTTCAAATCAATAATAGATTACATTAGCGTAATGTTAAAATCTTATTTTTTGTTAATCACTAAGAATCAAGTATATGATCGCATACCCTTTCTTTTAACCAGACAGAAAAGGTCTTGTTTTGTTTATCCTTGAGCcacttttcatttttggaaaaccTTGGATTGAGAAGCTTCAACAATTCCAGATGTTCACTGAATATCAAACACAGAAAACTCAATGATTTAAGTAACAAAATATTGAATCAATTCATGGACTGTAGGAAAACTGATGATAATTAAAAGTTTATGACTTACATGAAATAAGGACTTGCATCCTCGGTATTCTGCAATATACACAGATGTGCTTCATGCATCTCCTTGCCATAGACAGAAATCATGGTAGCGCCTGATAGCGGTTTGGATGCATTACGGGCTCGTGGTTTGGAACTTTCAGGGATTCCAGCAGTAGAAGCATCACTAAGCATACGTTCAGTGCAAAACTCAACAGCCTCTTCAACAATATAAGACTCTGCTATGCATCCCTCAGGATGCCTTCGACATCTAACCCACCCTTTAAAGACTTTCATGTACCTCTCGAAGGGGTACATCCACCGAAAAAATACTGGACCACAAAGCTGAACTTCTCGTACGAGATGCACAGTTAGATGGATCATAATGTCGAAAAATGAAGGCGgaaaatacttctccaataAGCAAACAGTAACAACCAAGTCTGCTTGCATTTTTTCCAGCTTCGAAACATCGATCACTTTAGCACATATTGCCTTGAAGAAAAGGCAAAAGCGGATTATTGCATACCTAACCGGCTTCTCAAGAACAGAACGTAAAGCAACAGGAAGAAGAATCTGCATGATAGTGTGACAGTCATGCGATTTCAGACCAGCAAGTTTTAAATCCTCCATAGAGACAAGATTCCTTACATTTGACGAAAACCTAACAGGAACTGTCATTTCAAAAAAAGAGCcacaaactatttttttttcagcAAGCATCAAGTTCCAACTAGCCAGAGGTAATTTATCCCTTTTGGCACCAACTTTTGGGTTCAAACCAGCCCTAATACCCATTTCCACCATGTCCAAACGCGCTGCAACCCCATCCTTTGTCTTCCCGGGAATGTTCAGCAGCGTACCAATGATGGCATCACAGCAATTCTTCTCAATGTGCATGACATCGAGATTATGTCGTACCGGAATATATTTCCAGTACTCTAGTTCAAAGAAGACAGACTTCTTCTTCCAGCAAGGTCTCCCTTGCTCTTCAACACCCTTGGCAGGAGGAGAGCGTTTCTTTTTCCCACACACACAATTCAGACCCTCTACTCTAGAAAACACCTCCTCTCCGGTTAATGGTAGAGGAGGTAGGTCCTCCTCTATGGTGTTGTCAAAAGCAGCAGCCTGTTTCCTATACGGATGATGTCTAGGTAGGAACCTGCGATGCCTCATGAATGCCATTTTTTTACCTCTCTTCAACCTATGAGGTCGAGTCTGGTCAAGTCATATTGGACAAGCATTGTATCCTTTAACAATGCTACCAGACAAGTTCCCGTATGCGGGAAAGTCATTAATAGTCCACAGCAGCACCGCTTTCAATTTGAAGTAGTCCCCTCTTAGTGCATCGTATACTCCCTCAACCCCATCCCACAATATTTTCAGATCATCTATTAATGGCTGCAAGTAGATGTCTATATCGTTACCAGGTTGCTTTGGTCCCGATATTAACAATGTTAACATCATAAACTTCCTCTTCATACAAAGCCATGGAGGAAGGTTATATGTGACCAGTATAACTGGCCAACAAGAATACTTGCTGCTTAGAGAACTATGCGGGTTAAATCCATCAGAAGATAGAGCTAGTCTGAGGTTTCTAGGGTCGCTACTGAATTCTGGATATTGCTTGTCAAGTAATTCCCAAGTAGGAGAATCAGCTGGGTGTCGCATCATTCCATCTTTCTTTCTACCAAACTCATGCCAAGTAAGATTCTTAGCTGTGTTGGTCGATTGATACAATCGTTTGAACCTTGGGATTGGTGGAAAGTACCATAAAACCTTTGCAGGTATCCCTTCTTTCACAGTTTTATCCCTACCCAATTTCCACCTTGGAACACCACAGTTGGGGCAGATGAGTGCATCTGCATGCTGCTGTCTATACAAGATGCAGTCATTAGGACATGCATGAATTTTTTCATACTCCATCCCTAAAGCACTAAGTGTCTTTTTCGCTTCATACAAAGACAAAGGAACCTGATTCCCTTCAGGAAGCAGACCCCCAATCATGATAAGCATATCTGAATAGCAAGCATCGGTCAttccatgctttgctttcaaatTGAAGGTCTGAATCAGACCATTCAGCTTGGTTGTCTTCGTACAACCAGGGTACAAAGGTTGATCCCCATCCTCTACATACTTCAAAAACTCATTAGAGTCTTCGGAAATCTGCTCATCCTCACTTTCCCCAAAGCCCCAATCATTCTCCCCCATCCCAGGTTCCCAATCTACAGTTTCAGATTCAACTCTATTGTCATTCATAGCAGATGTAGCAGCTTCCCCATGCCACCTCCaatgcttataactttcgttaATACCATTCCAAAATATATGATCCTTAATAACTCCAACAGAAAATCCCTCCGTGTTACTACATTTCAAGCAAGGACAAGAAATCTTGTTTTTGTTATTGGCATTAGACTCGGCAAACTTGAGAAACTCTGCTACTCCTAGCTCAAACTTCTTTGATCTTCTATCAGCATGCATCCATGACTTATCCATCTTAAATATATAGGTTCCTTCATATATAACAAATTCAACACACTCAAATAGATGCTAATTGTAAAAGTAACATtgcttaacatgctcatacttCTAATATACAGTATATTTGTTAAGACTAGTACTGGTAAGAGTGGTCTTAACACATACAAATTCATCCACATATAGCTGCAACAATTACATCGATC encodes the following:
- the LOC133744436 gene encoding uncharacterized protein LOC133744436; the protein is MAPSASTSKVARSIALRMKAVQMKRCRKTVSEPPITSPNRKPTTPKKAAARLIEANKATSPRRSPRKHKATQSSKDVSSRRRMAPPKAVNSKVAVAAKKSSSGRKSAKSKSSEDSDDDDNITGGLRLLKRGMVSMNKITRRLIRGKKLKVNSNADGEPIGKAAKEMQSYIGVLARTKIPISINDWRNVPLDEKDKIWNSIQDAYVVPKEWKKLVITSAGHKWREFKSKLTNWYIIPYLDSPELLKFPPDDYRSIEVDEWNTFVADRTSEQFQVLREKQKIKRKENKYPHRLSRKGYANFQEELVSIRLTIYLQYICYSFRFT
- the LOC133744437 gene encoding uncharacterized protein LOC133744437, whose amino-acid sequence is MAFMRHRRFLPRHHPYRKQAAAFDNTIEEDLPPLPLTGEEVFSRVEGLNCVCGKKKRSPPAKGVEEQGRPCWKKKSVFFELEYWKYIPVRHNLDVMHIEKNCCDAIIGTLLNIPGKTKDGVAARLDMVEMGIRAGLNPKVGAKRDKLPLASWNLMLAEKKIVCGSFFEMTVPVRFSSNVRNLVSMEDLKLAGLKSHDCHTIMQILLPVALRSVLEKPVRYAIIRFCLFFKAICAKVIDVSKLEKMQADLVVTVCLLEKYFPPSFFDIMIHLTVHLVREVQLCGPVFFRWMYPFERYMKVFKGWVRCRRHPEGCIAESYIVEEAVEFCTERMLSDASTAGIPESSKPRARNASKPLSGATMISVYGKEMHEAHLCILQNTEDASPYFIEHLELLKLLNPRFSKNEKWLKDKQNKTFSVWLKERVSNELQFPDNNVSETMRWMSSGPNHVVPTFSGYQVNGVDFNTKERDNVRSVQNSGVFLVADAMQVSSAKDKNPKTNDMDFYGVIQQIWEVDYYKFRVPLFKCDWVENVRGIKVDELGFTLVNLNRKGHLNDAYSHVKQIFYIEDPLDPQWSVVVRVPDRDYQGTDSDEELEDIEVEQQPFEATMPSIETFDNIDGDQHSNYMRPGDEAIWVENDCNQRG
- the LOC133744438 gene encoding uncharacterized protein LOC133744438, with protein sequence MDKSWMHADRRSKKFELGVAEFLKFAESNANNKNKISCPCLKCSNTEGFSVGVIKDHIFWNGINESYKHWRWHGEAATSAMNDNRVESETVDWEPGMGENDWGFGESEDEQISEDSNEFLKYVEDGDQPLYPGCTKTTKLNGLIQTFNLKAKHGMTDACYSDMLIMIGGLLPEGNQVPLSLYEAKKTLSALGMEYEKIHACPNDCILYRQQHADALICPNCGVPRWKLGRDKTVKEGIPAKVLWYFPPIPRFKRLYQSTNTAKNLTWHEFGRKKDGMMRHPADSPTWELLDKQYPEFSSDPRNLRLALSSDGFNPHSSLSSKYSCWPVILVTYNLPPWLCMKRKFMMLTLLISGPKQPGNDIDIYLQPLIDDLKILWDGVEGVYDALRGDYFKLKAVLLWTINDFPAYGNLSGSIVKGYNACPI